One segment of Macrotis lagotis isolate mMagLag1 chromosome 1, bilby.v1.9.chrom.fasta, whole genome shotgun sequence DNA contains the following:
- the SCAND1 gene encoding SCAN domain-containing protein 1, whose product MAAEPGSAGWSSLAPPEKEAAASPVKLGEPAGSRASAEAAAPCPGPAAPEAPAALEASPPAAGLPGARPGPETFRQRFRQFRYHEAAGPREAFRQLRELSRQWLRPEVRTKEQIVEMLVQEQLMAILPEEARARRRGRRGDVRITG is encoded by the coding sequence ATGGCGGCCGAGCCGGGCAGTGCGGGCTGGTCGAGCCTGGCGCCCCCCGAGAAAGAAGCGGCAGCTTCGCCGGTGAAACTGGGGGAGCCGGCCGGCAGCCGGGCGTCCGCAGAGGCCGCGGCCCCCTGCCCCGGCCCCGCGGCTCCCGAGGCCCCCGCCGCCCTCGAGGCCTCGCCCCCGGCCGCCGGCCTCCCTGGGGCCCGCCCCGGCCCGGAGACTTTCCGTCAGCGCTTCCGGCAGTTCCGCTACCACGAGGCGGCCGGGCCGCGCGAGGCGTTCCGCCAGCTCCGGGAGCTCTCCCGCCAGTGGCTGCGGCCCGAGGTCCGGACCAAGGAGCAGATCGTGGAGATGCTGGTGCAGGAGCAGCTCATGGCCATCCTGCCCGAGGAGGCGCGGGCCCGCCGGCGAGGCCGCCGGGGCGACGTCCGCATCACGGGCTGA